From a region of the Mercurialis annua linkage group LG1-X, ddMerAnnu1.2, whole genome shotgun sequence genome:
- the LOC126682543 gene encoding rho GTPase-activating protein REN1 isoform X1: MTNKSVNTDLSQGDGCGGGACGPPPPGQPDNAATRAGNTVFKSGPLFISSKGIGWTSWKKRWFILTRTSLVFFRSDPSAVPQRGSEVNLTLGGIDLNNSGSVVVKSDKKLLTVLFPDGRDGRAFTLKAETMEDLYEWKTALENALSQAPSAALMMGQNGIFKNDQADCVEGSFDQCVLPVKEKVPMKALVIGRPVLLALEDVDGSPSFLEKALKFIEEHGVKVEGILRQAAAVDDVERRVREYEQGKTEFSEGEDAHVIADCVKYFLRELPSSPVPASCCNALLEAFRKSVAGKDRGNRVNAMREAILETFPEPNRRLLERILLMMQTVASHKAENRMSTSAVAACMAPLLLRPLLAGDCEIEHDFDVGGDGSMQLLQAAAAANHAQAIVITLMEEYDSIFNLLQDDIMSSGLYSDSEECNSEDEEVTDDDESYEDDERDDRSQESEAYTEDDLNDASSGNGNGDSGGDEMSDNKGHDDPSSGSTSPKLDNDFKVESSNSVQNSLPSQHGEERSENVLDESNHNLATQIVESHESSRDLPRKTTLEDEQTTSISSGRARETKPPNLLGRNSGRKDLSVESLDYAFDEEVEIQKLEAAKIDLQQRISEEVKSNEVLQASLEQRKKSLHERRLALAQDVTRLQEELQRERDKRIVLETGLDKSQGSQTVPVILDEKIKADIEEISQAEAEVSNLKQKVDDLSKQLNQQHDQNHSSLQDSNNQARKDKQRDIEASSSSHLGKSANKWGFGIQDTLADESISSVNKNSPQNQQPDAARSSNSRSSSNSRKSSYRSEGANSTTSALTKLTTRLNFLKERRSQLTSEILDKGRGSSHVTTNKARGSEVRQTPQNQDKSHNSEVHSVSNSDRSRGSESSQTETPSRKSLESQNPDKGKADGSGDKGKGSGSQGSRRTNSR, from the exons ATGACTAACAAGAGCGTTAATACGGATTTATCTcag GGAGATGGATGCGGCGGCGGTGCCTGTGGTCCTCCGCCACCTGGACAGCCTGATAATGCAGCTACTCGTGCTGGAAACAcg GTCTTCAAGAGTGGGCctctttttatttcatccaaag GAATTGGTTGGACATCATGGAAAAAACGGTGGTTCATTCTGACACGAACTTCACTGGTTTTCTTCAGAAGTGATCCT aGTGCTGTTCCCCAAAGAGGAAGTGAAGTGAATTTGACTCTTGGTGGTATTGACCTCAACAATTCAGGCAG TGTGGTGGTGAAGTCGGACAAAAAACTTTTGACTGTTCTATTTCCTGATGGTCGTGATGGGCGAGCTTTCACTCTTAAG GCTGAAACGATGGAGGATTTATATGAATGGAAGACTGCCCTTGAGAATGCTCTGTCACAAGCACCAAGTGCTGCACTTATGATGGGGCAAAATGGTATCTTCAAGAATGATCAGGCTGATTGTGTTGAGGGTTCCTTTGACCAATGTGTGTTACCAG TGAAGGAAAAGGTGCCTATGAAAGCCTTGGTCATTGGCAGACCAGTTTTACTAGCTTTAGAAGATGTTGATGGATCTCCCTCTTTTCTAGAAAAGGCTCTTAAGTTTATAGAAGAGCATG GAGTCAAGGTGGAAGGAATCTTGCGGCAAGCCGCAGCTGTTGATGATGTTGAGCGTCGAGTTCGGGAATACGAACAAG GGAAAACGGAGTTCTCCGAAGGGGAAGATGCACATGTGATTGCTGATTGTGTCAAg TATTTCCTCCGCGAGTTGCCATCCTCTCCAGTCCCTGCATCTTGTTGCAATGCACTACTAGAAGCATTTCGCAAGTCTGTTGCTG GAAAAGATCGTGGCAATAGAGTAAATGCCATGCGAGAAGCAATATTGGAAACCTTTCCTGAGCCAAACCGCCGCTTACTGGAAAG AATCCTGTTGATGATGCAAACTGTGGCATCTCATAAAGCTGAAAATCGAATGAGCACTTCAGCTGTTGCTGCTTGTATGGCACCTTTACTTCTTCGCCCACTTTTAGCTGGTGACTGTGAAATTGAACATGACTTTGATGTGGGTGGTGATGGTTCCATGCAACTGCTACAAGCAGCTGCTGCAGCTAATCATGCTCAAGCCATTGTTATAACATTAATGGAAGAATACGATAGTATTTTCAAT CTTCTCCAGGACGATATCATGTCCTCTGGTCTATATTCAGACTCTGAAGAATGTAATAGCGAGGATGAGGAAGTAACGGATGATGATGAGTCCTACGAAGATGATGAGCGTGATGATAGATCGCAAGAGTCTGAAGCCTATACAGAAGATGATCTTAATGATGCTTCAAGTGGAAATGGAAATGGTGATTCTGGTGGTGACGAAATGTCTGATAATAAG GGCCATGATGATCCTAGCTCCGGCTCCACTTCTCCTAAATTAGATAATGATTTCAAAGTCGAGTCATCAAATTCAGTTCAAAATTCATTACCTTCACAACATGGTGAAGAAAGGAGTGAGAATGTTCTAGACGAAAGTAACCACAATTTAGCAACGCAAATAGTTGAGTCTCATGAGTCATCAAGAGATCTTCCCAGGAAAACTACTTTAGAGGATGAGCAAACTACAAGCATCTCCAGTGGACGTGCACGAGAAACTAAGCCTCCAAATTTATTGGGGCGTAATTCT GGGAGGAAGGACCTTTCTGTGGAATCCCTTGATTATGCTTTTGATGAGGA AGTTGAGATCCAAAAGCTGGAGGCGGCTAAAATTGATTTGCAACAAAGAATATCTGAAGAG GTTAAAAGTAATGAAGTTCTGCAAGCCAGCTTGGAACAACGAAAGAAGTCCCTGCATGAGCGACGTCTAGCTCTTGCACAAGAT GTAACAAGACTGCAAGAAGAGCTGCAAAGAGAGAGAGACAAGAGAATAGTTCTGGAAACAGGACTTGACAAATCTCAGGGATCCCAAACTGTTCCAGTTATTCTTGATGAAAAA ATAAAAGCTGATATTGAGGAAATAAGTCAAGCAGAGGCTGAAGTCTCGAATTTGAAGCAAAAGGTTGATGATCTAAGTAAGCAGCTGAATCAACAGCATGATCAAAATCACAGTTCCTTACAGGATTCAAACAATCAAGCAAG GAAAGATAAACAAAGAGATATTGAAGCCAGTTCTAGTTCTCATCTCGGAAAGTCTGCAAATAAG TGGGGCTTTGGAATCCAGGATACTTTAGCAGATGAATCAATATCTTCAGTAAACAAGAATTCACCTCAAAACCAACAGCCAGATGCAGCACGTAGCAGCAACTCCAGGTCCTCATCTAATTCCAGGAAGTCTAGCTACAGGAGTGAG GGAGCAAATTCTACTACATCTGCACTGACAAAGTTGACAACCCGACTAAATTTTCTGAAGGAGCGGCGAAGCCAGCTTACTAGTGAAATTCTGGATAAAGGCCGAGGTTCAAGTCACGTCACAACAAATAAAGCTAGAGGATCAGAAGTCCGTCAAACACCCCAAAACCAGGACAAGAGCCATAATTCAGAAGTTCATTCTGTTTCAAATTCAGATAGAAGTAGAGGCTCAGAGAGCTCTCAAACAGAAACCCCGTCACGTAAATCTCTGGAGAGTCAAAATCCAGACAAAGGAAAAGCTGATGGCAGTGGTGATAAAGGTAAAGGATCTGGAAGCCAGGGCTCTCGAAGAACAAACTCCAGATGA
- the LOC126682543 gene encoding rho GTPase-activating protein REN1 isoform X3, translating into MTNKSVNTDLSQGDGCGGGACGPPPPGQPDNAATRAGNTVFKSGPLFISSKGIGWTSWKKRWFILTRTSLVFFRSDPSAVPQRGSEVNLTLGGIDLNNSGSVVVKSDKKLLTVLFPDGRDGRAFTLKAETMEDLYEWKTALENALSQAPSAALMMGQNGIFKNDQADCVEGSFDQCVLPVKEKVPMKALVIGRPVLLALEDVDGSPSFLEKALKFIEEHGVKVEGILRQAAAVDDVERRVREYEQGKTEFSEGEDAHVIADCVKYFLRELPSSPVPASCCNALLEAFRKSVAGKDRGNRVNAMREAILETFPEPNRRLLERILLMMQTVASHKAENRMSTSAVAACMAPLLLRPLLAGDCEIEHDFDVGGDGSMQLLQAAAAANHAQAIVITLMEEYDSIFNLLQDDIMSSGLYSDSEECNSEDEEVTDDDESYEDDERDDRSQESEAYTEDDLNDASSGNGNGDSGGDEMSDNKGHDDPSSGSTSPKLDNDFKVESSNSVQNSLPSQHGEERSENVLDESNHNLATQIVESHESSRDLPRKTTLEDEQTTSISSGRARETKPPNLLGRNSGRKDLSVESLDYAFDEEVEIQKLEAAKIDLQQRISEEVKSNEVLQASLEQRKKSLHERRLALAQDVTRLQEELQRERDKRIVLETGLDKSQGSQTVPVILDEKIKADIEEISQAEAEVSNLKQKVDDLSKQLNQQHDQNHSSLQDSNNQARKDKQRDIEASSSSHLGKSANKDTLADESISSVNKNSPQNQQPDAARSSNSRSSSNSRKSSYRSEGANSTTSALTKLTTRLNFLKERRSQLTSEILDKGRGSSHVTTNKARGSEVRQTPQNQDKSHNSEVHSVSNSDRSRGSESSQTETPSRKSLESQNPDKGKADGSGDKGKGSGSQGSRRTNSR; encoded by the exons ATGACTAACAAGAGCGTTAATACGGATTTATCTcag GGAGATGGATGCGGCGGCGGTGCCTGTGGTCCTCCGCCACCTGGACAGCCTGATAATGCAGCTACTCGTGCTGGAAACAcg GTCTTCAAGAGTGGGCctctttttatttcatccaaag GAATTGGTTGGACATCATGGAAAAAACGGTGGTTCATTCTGACACGAACTTCACTGGTTTTCTTCAGAAGTGATCCT aGTGCTGTTCCCCAAAGAGGAAGTGAAGTGAATTTGACTCTTGGTGGTATTGACCTCAACAATTCAGGCAG TGTGGTGGTGAAGTCGGACAAAAAACTTTTGACTGTTCTATTTCCTGATGGTCGTGATGGGCGAGCTTTCACTCTTAAG GCTGAAACGATGGAGGATTTATATGAATGGAAGACTGCCCTTGAGAATGCTCTGTCACAAGCACCAAGTGCTGCACTTATGATGGGGCAAAATGGTATCTTCAAGAATGATCAGGCTGATTGTGTTGAGGGTTCCTTTGACCAATGTGTGTTACCAG TGAAGGAAAAGGTGCCTATGAAAGCCTTGGTCATTGGCAGACCAGTTTTACTAGCTTTAGAAGATGTTGATGGATCTCCCTCTTTTCTAGAAAAGGCTCTTAAGTTTATAGAAGAGCATG GAGTCAAGGTGGAAGGAATCTTGCGGCAAGCCGCAGCTGTTGATGATGTTGAGCGTCGAGTTCGGGAATACGAACAAG GGAAAACGGAGTTCTCCGAAGGGGAAGATGCACATGTGATTGCTGATTGTGTCAAg TATTTCCTCCGCGAGTTGCCATCCTCTCCAGTCCCTGCATCTTGTTGCAATGCACTACTAGAAGCATTTCGCAAGTCTGTTGCTG GAAAAGATCGTGGCAATAGAGTAAATGCCATGCGAGAAGCAATATTGGAAACCTTTCCTGAGCCAAACCGCCGCTTACTGGAAAG AATCCTGTTGATGATGCAAACTGTGGCATCTCATAAAGCTGAAAATCGAATGAGCACTTCAGCTGTTGCTGCTTGTATGGCACCTTTACTTCTTCGCCCACTTTTAGCTGGTGACTGTGAAATTGAACATGACTTTGATGTGGGTGGTGATGGTTCCATGCAACTGCTACAAGCAGCTGCTGCAGCTAATCATGCTCAAGCCATTGTTATAACATTAATGGAAGAATACGATAGTATTTTCAAT CTTCTCCAGGACGATATCATGTCCTCTGGTCTATATTCAGACTCTGAAGAATGTAATAGCGAGGATGAGGAAGTAACGGATGATGATGAGTCCTACGAAGATGATGAGCGTGATGATAGATCGCAAGAGTCTGAAGCCTATACAGAAGATGATCTTAATGATGCTTCAAGTGGAAATGGAAATGGTGATTCTGGTGGTGACGAAATGTCTGATAATAAG GGCCATGATGATCCTAGCTCCGGCTCCACTTCTCCTAAATTAGATAATGATTTCAAAGTCGAGTCATCAAATTCAGTTCAAAATTCATTACCTTCACAACATGGTGAAGAAAGGAGTGAGAATGTTCTAGACGAAAGTAACCACAATTTAGCAACGCAAATAGTTGAGTCTCATGAGTCATCAAGAGATCTTCCCAGGAAAACTACTTTAGAGGATGAGCAAACTACAAGCATCTCCAGTGGACGTGCACGAGAAACTAAGCCTCCAAATTTATTGGGGCGTAATTCT GGGAGGAAGGACCTTTCTGTGGAATCCCTTGATTATGCTTTTGATGAGGA AGTTGAGATCCAAAAGCTGGAGGCGGCTAAAATTGATTTGCAACAAAGAATATCTGAAGAG GTTAAAAGTAATGAAGTTCTGCAAGCCAGCTTGGAACAACGAAAGAAGTCCCTGCATGAGCGACGTCTAGCTCTTGCACAAGAT GTAACAAGACTGCAAGAAGAGCTGCAAAGAGAGAGAGACAAGAGAATAGTTCTGGAAACAGGACTTGACAAATCTCAGGGATCCCAAACTGTTCCAGTTATTCTTGATGAAAAA ATAAAAGCTGATATTGAGGAAATAAGTCAAGCAGAGGCTGAAGTCTCGAATTTGAAGCAAAAGGTTGATGATCTAAGTAAGCAGCTGAATCAACAGCATGATCAAAATCACAGTTCCTTACAGGATTCAAACAATCAAGCAAG GAAAGATAAACAAAGAGATATTGAAGCCAGTTCTAGTTCTCATCTCGGAAAGTCTGCAAATAAG GATACTTTAGCAGATGAATCAATATCTTCAGTAAACAAGAATTCACCTCAAAACCAACAGCCAGATGCAGCACGTAGCAGCAACTCCAGGTCCTCATCTAATTCCAGGAAGTCTAGCTACAGGAGTGAG GGAGCAAATTCTACTACATCTGCACTGACAAAGTTGACAACCCGACTAAATTTTCTGAAGGAGCGGCGAAGCCAGCTTACTAGTGAAATTCTGGATAAAGGCCGAGGTTCAAGTCACGTCACAACAAATAAAGCTAGAGGATCAGAAGTCCGTCAAACACCCCAAAACCAGGACAAGAGCCATAATTCAGAAGTTCATTCTGTTTCAAATTCAGATAGAAGTAGAGGCTCAGAGAGCTCTCAAACAGAAACCCCGTCACGTAAATCTCTGGAGAGTCAAAATCCAGACAAAGGAAAAGCTGATGGCAGTGGTGATAAAGGTAAAGGATCTGGAAGCCAGGGCTCTCGAAGAACAAACTCCAGATGA
- the LOC126682543 gene encoding rho GTPase-activating protein REN1 isoform X2, whose translation MTNKSVNTDLSQGDGCGGGACGPPPPGQPDNAATRAGNTVFKSGPLFISSKGIGWTSWKKRWFILTRTSLVFFRSDPSAVPQRGSEVNLTLGGIDLNNSGSVVVKSDKKLLTVLFPDGRDGRAFTLKAETMEDLYEWKTALENALSQAPSAALMMGQNGIFKNDQADCVEGSFDQCVLPVKEKVPMKALVIGRPVLLALEDVDGSPSFLEKALKFIEEHGVKVEGILRQAAAVDDVERRVREYEQGKTEFSEGEDAHVIADCVKYFLRELPSSPVPASCCNALLEAFRKSVAGKDRGNRVNAMREAILETFPEPNRRLLERILLMMQTVASHKAENRMSTSAVAACMAPLLLRPLLAGDCEIEHDFDVGGDGSMQLLQAAAAANHAQAIVITLMEEYDSIFNDDIMSSGLYSDSEECNSEDEEVTDDDESYEDDERDDRSQESEAYTEDDLNDASSGNGNGDSGGDEMSDNKGHDDPSSGSTSPKLDNDFKVESSNSVQNSLPSQHGEERSENVLDESNHNLATQIVESHESSRDLPRKTTLEDEQTTSISSGRARETKPPNLLGRNSGRKDLSVESLDYAFDEEVEIQKLEAAKIDLQQRISEEVKSNEVLQASLEQRKKSLHERRLALAQDVTRLQEELQRERDKRIVLETGLDKSQGSQTVPVILDEKIKADIEEISQAEAEVSNLKQKVDDLSKQLNQQHDQNHSSLQDSNNQARKDKQRDIEASSSSHLGKSANKWGFGIQDTLADESISSVNKNSPQNQQPDAARSSNSRSSSNSRKSSYRSEGANSTTSALTKLTTRLNFLKERRSQLTSEILDKGRGSSHVTTNKARGSEVRQTPQNQDKSHNSEVHSVSNSDRSRGSESSQTETPSRKSLESQNPDKGKADGSGDKGKGSGSQGSRRTNSR comes from the exons ATGACTAACAAGAGCGTTAATACGGATTTATCTcag GGAGATGGATGCGGCGGCGGTGCCTGTGGTCCTCCGCCACCTGGACAGCCTGATAATGCAGCTACTCGTGCTGGAAACAcg GTCTTCAAGAGTGGGCctctttttatttcatccaaag GAATTGGTTGGACATCATGGAAAAAACGGTGGTTCATTCTGACACGAACTTCACTGGTTTTCTTCAGAAGTGATCCT aGTGCTGTTCCCCAAAGAGGAAGTGAAGTGAATTTGACTCTTGGTGGTATTGACCTCAACAATTCAGGCAG TGTGGTGGTGAAGTCGGACAAAAAACTTTTGACTGTTCTATTTCCTGATGGTCGTGATGGGCGAGCTTTCACTCTTAAG GCTGAAACGATGGAGGATTTATATGAATGGAAGACTGCCCTTGAGAATGCTCTGTCACAAGCACCAAGTGCTGCACTTATGATGGGGCAAAATGGTATCTTCAAGAATGATCAGGCTGATTGTGTTGAGGGTTCCTTTGACCAATGTGTGTTACCAG TGAAGGAAAAGGTGCCTATGAAAGCCTTGGTCATTGGCAGACCAGTTTTACTAGCTTTAGAAGATGTTGATGGATCTCCCTCTTTTCTAGAAAAGGCTCTTAAGTTTATAGAAGAGCATG GAGTCAAGGTGGAAGGAATCTTGCGGCAAGCCGCAGCTGTTGATGATGTTGAGCGTCGAGTTCGGGAATACGAACAAG GGAAAACGGAGTTCTCCGAAGGGGAAGATGCACATGTGATTGCTGATTGTGTCAAg TATTTCCTCCGCGAGTTGCCATCCTCTCCAGTCCCTGCATCTTGTTGCAATGCACTACTAGAAGCATTTCGCAAGTCTGTTGCTG GAAAAGATCGTGGCAATAGAGTAAATGCCATGCGAGAAGCAATATTGGAAACCTTTCCTGAGCCAAACCGCCGCTTACTGGAAAG AATCCTGTTGATGATGCAAACTGTGGCATCTCATAAAGCTGAAAATCGAATGAGCACTTCAGCTGTTGCTGCTTGTATGGCACCTTTACTTCTTCGCCCACTTTTAGCTGGTGACTGTGAAATTGAACATGACTTTGATGTGGGTGGTGATGGTTCCATGCAACTGCTACAAGCAGCTGCTGCAGCTAATCATGCTCAAGCCATTGTTATAACATTAATGGAAGAATACGATAGTATTTTCAAT GACGATATCATGTCCTCTGGTCTATATTCAGACTCTGAAGAATGTAATAGCGAGGATGAGGAAGTAACGGATGATGATGAGTCCTACGAAGATGATGAGCGTGATGATAGATCGCAAGAGTCTGAAGCCTATACAGAAGATGATCTTAATGATGCTTCAAGTGGAAATGGAAATGGTGATTCTGGTGGTGACGAAATGTCTGATAATAAG GGCCATGATGATCCTAGCTCCGGCTCCACTTCTCCTAAATTAGATAATGATTTCAAAGTCGAGTCATCAAATTCAGTTCAAAATTCATTACCTTCACAACATGGTGAAGAAAGGAGTGAGAATGTTCTAGACGAAAGTAACCACAATTTAGCAACGCAAATAGTTGAGTCTCATGAGTCATCAAGAGATCTTCCCAGGAAAACTACTTTAGAGGATGAGCAAACTACAAGCATCTCCAGTGGACGTGCACGAGAAACTAAGCCTCCAAATTTATTGGGGCGTAATTCT GGGAGGAAGGACCTTTCTGTGGAATCCCTTGATTATGCTTTTGATGAGGA AGTTGAGATCCAAAAGCTGGAGGCGGCTAAAATTGATTTGCAACAAAGAATATCTGAAGAG GTTAAAAGTAATGAAGTTCTGCAAGCCAGCTTGGAACAACGAAAGAAGTCCCTGCATGAGCGACGTCTAGCTCTTGCACAAGAT GTAACAAGACTGCAAGAAGAGCTGCAAAGAGAGAGAGACAAGAGAATAGTTCTGGAAACAGGACTTGACAAATCTCAGGGATCCCAAACTGTTCCAGTTATTCTTGATGAAAAA ATAAAAGCTGATATTGAGGAAATAAGTCAAGCAGAGGCTGAAGTCTCGAATTTGAAGCAAAAGGTTGATGATCTAAGTAAGCAGCTGAATCAACAGCATGATCAAAATCACAGTTCCTTACAGGATTCAAACAATCAAGCAAG GAAAGATAAACAAAGAGATATTGAAGCCAGTTCTAGTTCTCATCTCGGAAAGTCTGCAAATAAG TGGGGCTTTGGAATCCAGGATACTTTAGCAGATGAATCAATATCTTCAGTAAACAAGAATTCACCTCAAAACCAACAGCCAGATGCAGCACGTAGCAGCAACTCCAGGTCCTCATCTAATTCCAGGAAGTCTAGCTACAGGAGTGAG GGAGCAAATTCTACTACATCTGCACTGACAAAGTTGACAACCCGACTAAATTTTCTGAAGGAGCGGCGAAGCCAGCTTACTAGTGAAATTCTGGATAAAGGCCGAGGTTCAAGTCACGTCACAACAAATAAAGCTAGAGGATCAGAAGTCCGTCAAACACCCCAAAACCAGGACAAGAGCCATAATTCAGAAGTTCATTCTGTTTCAAATTCAGATAGAAGTAGAGGCTCAGAGAGCTCTCAAACAGAAACCCCGTCACGTAAATCTCTGGAGAGTCAAAATCCAGACAAAGGAAAAGCTGATGGCAGTGGTGATAAAGGTAAAGGATCTGGAAGCCAGGGCTCTCGAAGAACAAACTCCAGATGA
- the LOC126665961 gene encoding uncharacterized protein LOC126665961, producing the protein MEIQEVSSTSNLAVGLGVDDDDDDERSSINKDRVRVKRKTLKTVLEQCQRALELLSNSDVDLLSDDDDDDNDDGDKLEDSSSESSSSAPPVDKEAYELCNLLRSRVECADFLEKLEFAQVSVPQNIAEDGNSWDVVSANDLWENENSGSDGQDEYIFVRQEDIVEGIACFTAAYLYSIEQTKDLTPNQLQKALGKTFSVKKKKGKLRKAWDGSKVVYNVASWGATAIGIYQNPVIVRAASKAFWTSCHVISKLL; encoded by the exons ATGGAAATCCAAGAAGTATCGAGCACCTCAAATCTAGCAGTTGGTTTAGGTGTAGATGATGATGACGACGATGAGAGGAGCAGCATCAATAAAGATCGAGTTCGCGTCAAAAGAAAAACGTTGAAAACAGTTCTTGAGCAGTGCCAAAGAGCTCTGGAATTGCTTAGTAACTCCGATGTTGATCTTCTTAGTGACGATGATGATGACGACAACGACGACGGCGATAAGCTAGAAGACTCCAGTTCAGAGAGTTCTTCTTCTGCGCCTCCTGTAGATAAAGAAGCTTATGAG TTATGTAACCTTCTCAGATCGAGAGTTGAATGTGCTGATTTCCTAGAAAAGCTAGAGTTTGCTCAAGTGTCTGTTCCACAAAATATAGCTG AAGATGGTAATTCTTGGGACGTGGTCAGTGCAAATGATCTATGGGAAAATGAAAATTCTGGTTCAGATGGTCAAGATGAGTATATTTTTGTTCGGCAAGAAGACATAGTAGAGGGTATTGCATGCTTCACAGCTGCTTATTTATATTCCATTGAACAGACTAAG GACTTGACCCCTAATCAACTTCAGAAAG CTCTCGGCAAGACATTCTCAGTTAAAAAGAAGAAAGGGAAACTTCGGAAGGCATGGGATGGAAGCAAAGTCGTCTATAATGTAGCTTCCTGGGGAGCAACTGCCATCGG GATATACCAAAACCCAGTTATTGTTAGAGCAGCTTCAAAAGCATTCTGGACTTCTTGCCATGTTATATCGAAGCTCCTCTGA